The proteins below come from a single Aegilops tauschii subsp. strangulata cultivar AL8/78 chromosome 6, Aet v6.0, whole genome shotgun sequence genomic window:
- the LOC141025646 gene encoding uncharacterized protein: MDTSVGDSVLHCDDSSMDELELQLVAFDIEETPLVDIDHVLLEPDMEKFAFDDVIRIDSSTLEPEMESFMVDYGEVDSDVKERSSTISLVDTSPVEISTTTPHLVSSIEVVLKLLPNYLRFTLVHHSLRADQVRDDIPWDPGGFTAW; the protein is encoded by the exons ATGGATACTAGTGTTGGAGATTCAGTTTTGCATTGTGATGATTCTTCCATGGATGAGCTAGAGCTGCAGTTAGTTGCTTTTGATATTGAGGAGACACCTTTAGTTGATATTGACCATGTGCTGCTAGAGCCAGATATGGAGAAGTTCGCCTTCGATGATGTTATCCGCATTGATTCCTCAACACTTGAGCCTGAGATGGAGAGCTTCATGGTTGATTATGGTGAGGTGGATTCAGATGTCAAGGAGCGAAGCTCTACTATTTCACTTGTTGACACGAGTCCGGTGGAAATTTCTACTACCACACCTCACTTGGTATCTTCAATTGAGGTAGTCCTGAAGCTTCTTCCTAACTATCTCAG GTTTACGCTTGTGCACCATTCATTGCGGGCTGATCAAGTTCGAGATGACATCCCATGGGATCCTGGTGGATTCACGGCATGGTGA